The following proteins are encoded in a genomic region of Channa argus isolate prfri chromosome 3, Channa argus male v1.0, whole genome shotgun sequence:
- the LOC137124639 gene encoding G-protein coupled receptor 35-like: MALVSEERLLKPLTLKIWRDMQQSSAAVLFSDHKASCDPSSSFSDTNSQPPTVLMNCTTGGHCGPPLWYQFPECALVPYGFIFYFGVKVFNLVVGTPCNVLVMWQIATKKSDASTSDIFIFNLAILDAYFCLMTPVDMVNRMLLGDSGIWYFQRFAYGLKDLAPLFLVCICLDRYMAVVHPVLFTSIHNVIRIVISVVVWAVILVYGLAKCILGIMSVSGIFSGVILFAFAVMVFCNISIIWVLTRSVMGKEEMHPVKKKALKMVLIILAIIVTNYLPPVALMPFASHYSFVTFNCEVAISAFSFMDLSCSIEPLVYITKIEFAGRCCMWSLCNKSHDAKV; encoded by the exons ATGGCATTAGTCTCTGAGGAGCGTCTTCTTAAGCCCCTGACCCTAAAGATCTGGCGCGACATGCAGCAGAGTTCTGCAGCTG TCTTATTTTCCGATCACAAGGCCAGCTGTGACCCTTCCTCCTCTTTCAGCGACACCAATTCTCAGCCACCAACTGTCCTCATGAACTGCACCACAGGTGGCCACTGTGGACCTCCACTGTGGTACCAGTTCCCTGAGTGTGCTCTTGTCCCTTATGGTTTCATTTTCTACTTTGGAGTCAAGGTGTTTAACCTTGTAGTGGGGACACCCTGTAACGTCCTTGTCATGTGGCAGATCGCCACTAAGAAGAGTGATGCATCCACCTCGgacatcttcatcttcaacCTGGCCATCCTGGATGCTTACTTCTGCCTGATGACACCTGTAGACATGGTGAACCGAATGCTGCTTGGTGACAGTGGCATTTGGTACTTTCAGAGATTTGCGTATGGGCTCAAGGACTTAGCACCACTGTTTCTG GTGTGTATCTGTTTAGATCGCTACATGGCTGTGGTCCACCCAGTACTGTTCACCAGTATCCACAACGTGATCCGCATTGTCATTTCTGTCGTGGTCTGGGCTGTCATTCTGGTTTACGGCCTTGCCAAGTGCATCCTGGGTATCATGAGCGTCAGTGGTATTTTCAGTGGTGTCATCCTCTTTGCCTTTGCAGTCATGGTCTTCTGCAACATCTCCATCATCTGGGTCCTCACTCGTTCTGTGATGGGAAAGGAGGAGATGCACCCAGTGAAGAAGAAGGCGTTAAAGATGGTGCTGATCATCCTGGCCATTATTGTCACCAACTACTTGCCACCGGTGGCCCTCATGCCCTTCGCGTCCCACTACTCATTTGTGACGTTCAACTGCGAAGTCGCCATCAGTGCGTTCTCATTTATGGACCTGAGCTGCAGCATAGAGCCTCTGGTCTACATCACGAAAATTGAGTTTGCAGGCAGGTGCTGCATGTGGAGTTTGTGTAATAAGTCACATGATGCCAAGGTGTGA